The DNA segment ATTTTAGATTACTGATGAAAATATGCTTTTCGTGTTCTGGAAGGGCATTATAATCAATACGATCCTGTGAAACATCCACCTCTTCAGGTCGCCAAAAAAATGACAGTTGTTTTTCAATCAGCTTCTCAAAAATTTCGTATTTTTGTTGATCATAACGAGCAACATTGACATTTTGACCAAAAAACATTGGCTCTTTTAATTGATCGTTCTTATTTTGTGAAAATGTTGTATATGCCATATATGAATCCTAAATATAAAAAAACATTGTGACCATTTTACGTCAAAAATGGATTAAAAACTATTTTTTTAAAATATAGGGAGTATCTATCCCTCTATATTACATTTGCAAATTTTAAAAATAATGTGACTGCTTAAAATTAATCATAAAAAAGACTAGCATAAAATTATTGAGGTAGGTAAAATCCCCTTCTTTAAATGCTTTTGCAAAATAATCAATTTTTGCCATAATCCGTGTAATAACGAGGCCTAATGTCACAACAAAACACACAAAACAGCTCCGCTCAATCCACGAAGGTTGCAGTGCAGCATCCAAAATCCGATAAAATCAATTTAATGAATTTAACGCGTTCACAAATGCGAGATTTATTTAAAGAAATGGGTGAAAAACCTTTTCGTGCCGATCAAATGGTGAAATGGATTTACCATTTTGGTGAAGATAATTTTGATAATATGACCAATATTAACAAAGTCTTGCGTGAAAAATTAAAACAAATTGCGGAAATTAAAGCGCCTGAGGTTGCTGTTGAACAACGTTCAGCCGATGGAACAATCAAATGGGCAATGCAGGTAGGCGATCAACAAGTTGAAACAGTGTATATCCCAGAAGGGGATCGTGCAACATTGTGTGTTTCTTCACAAGTAGGTTGTGCGTTAGAGTGTACTTTTTGTTCTACCGCCCAACAAGGTTTTAATCGTAATTTAAACGTGTCTGAAATTATTGGACAAGTATGGCGAGCCGCTAAAATTATTGGTAATTTTGGTGTAACAGGTGTGCGACCAATTACTAATGTAGTAATGATGGGAATGGGTGAGCCATTATTAAATATGAATAATGTGGTGCCTGCAATGGAACTAATGTTAGATGATTTCGCTTATGGTTTATCAAAACGTCGTGTCACCCTTTCAACATCTGGAGTCGTTCCAGCATTGGATAAAATGCGTGAACAAATTGATGTTGCTCTAGCGATTTCTTTACACGCCCCAAACGATGAAATTCGTGATGAAATTGTGCCAATCAACAAAAAATATAATATTAAAATGTTGATGAATTCTGTGAATGAATATTTAAAAGTATCGAATGCGAATCACGGCAAAGTAACCATTGAATATGTAATGTTGTCTCATATTAATGATGGCATAGAACACGCCCATCAACTGGCTGAAGTATTAAAAAATACCCCTTGTAAAATAAATCTAATTCCGTGGAACCCATTCCCTGAAGCACCTTATACCAAAAGTTCTAATTCTCGTATTGATCGTTTTCAAAAAACATTGATGGAGTATGGTTTTACTGTTATCGTAAGAAAAACACGAGGAGATGATATTGATGCTGCTTGTGGACAGCTTGCAGGTGAAGTGATAGACCGAACCAAACGAACCGCTGAAAAGCATAAGTTTGGGAAAAGTATCAATATTCAAGAACAGCAAACACATTAAAAAGGAAACTATGATGAAAATTGCAAATTTTTATTCAAATCTTACCGCTTGTATAATTGCTTTGACTTTGACAGGTTGTGTTTCTACATCAACAGAACACTCAATAAACAAAACAGAAGCAATGCAAGCAAGACTCAACCTTGCACTTGCTTATTTAAAAGAAAATAATTTTCCAAAAGCAAAATTAAATATCGACAAAGCACTGGAACATAACAATCAGCACTATTTACCTTATTCAGTACTTGCTTATTACTATCAACAGACAGGTAAAGTTTCAGATGCATCACAAACCTATCAACAAGCGGTTACATTAAGTCAAAAATTTACAAAAGATCACCAACCTCGTCCTGATATATTAAATAATTATGGGACTTTTTTATGTAAACAAGCCCAATTTAAACAAGCTTATAATTTATTTGAACAAGCATTAACAAGTAAACAATCTTATTATCATCAAGCTGATACGCTAGAAAATATTATACTTTGTGCTAAAGGTGAGAAAAACCATACTCAAATGAATAACGCATTAATTCAATTAAGAAAAATAGATAAAGAACGAGCAGAGAAAATTAGTTCAATGTGAGTGATCTAAAGAATTATTTACTTAAGCGGTGACTTAGATAAAAGATTTTGCAAAATTTTAGTTTTAAGTTACCGCTTTAAAATAATTATATTTATAACATTGAAGAGTGTGATTTATTCAATAATTTGGTCATCAATCTTTCTGCACTTTGTTCAAGTTCGATACCAAAGCGTTTTAAGACATTTTTCTTTTGAGTAAATTTCACTTCAATAACCTCTTTTTCTTCAATGGCGTTTAAAATTATATCATCACTGGTTGAAATTTCATCAACTAGTTTTAGATCTAACGCTTGTTGTCCAAACCAATGTTCGCCAGTTGCCACTTTTTCAATATTTAATTGTGGGCGATGTTGTGTGACAAATTGTTTAAATAGTTTATGGGTTTCTTCCAATTCTTGTTGAAATTTTTTCTTACCTGCTTTGCTATTTTCTCCCATTAAGGTGACCGTACGTTTATATTCACCAGCTGTCATTACATCAACATCGACATCGTGTTTTTTCAGTAAACGATGAATATTTGGTACTTGTGCAACTACTCCAATTGAACCAATTACCGCAAATGGCGCTGAAATAATTTTATCTGCTACACAGGCCATCATATATCCACCACTTGCTGCAACTTTATCAACAGTGATAGTTAAAGGAATATGTCGTTCTTTTAGGCGTGCTAATTGTGATGCAGCCAAGCCATAGCCATGAACGACACCCCCTGGGCTTTCTAACTTTAATAATACTTCATCATACTCGGGTCTGGCTAAGGCAACGACCGCATCAATTTCTTTACGTAAGCAATCAACACCACTTGCCATTATGTCACCGTTAAAATTTAATACAAAAAGACGAGATCTCACCTCTTCTTCCTGTTCATTTTCAACTTCTGGATTTTTAGATTTTTTAGCTAATTTTAAACGTTTTTTCTCTGCTTTTGCCTTTGCTTTTTGCTCTTTTTTCTCTGCTTTCTCTTTCGCTTTTTGCTCTGCTTCACTTAAAAAGAAATTACCTAAGGCGGTCTTGCTTTCTTTATATTTTTCCGTTAAATTTTTAACTGAAATTTCACCTTGTTGTCCTTGTTTTTTACTTTCTAATACCATCATTACAATTGCAATGACGACGCCAAATACAGTTAATAATTCTAATAAGAAAATACCGTAATTTAATAAAACTTCTTTCCACATAATGTGTTGTATCCTTTTTTAATGTTTAATTGATAATAAAAAATCGCTCACTGTATGAAACGAACCAAAAACAAGAATGACATCTTTTTCAGTTGCAATATCAAATACTTTGTTTGTTGCTTGTTCCATATTTTCATAATGATAAGCGGTTACATTTGGTATGAAATTTACCATTTTTTCTAAAATTATTTGAC comes from the Pasteurella atlantica genome and includes:
- a CDS encoding bifunctional tRNA (adenosine(37)-C2)-methyltransferase TrmG/ribosomal RNA large subunit methyltransferase RlmN, with product MNLTRSQMRDLFKEMGEKPFRADQMVKWIYHFGEDNFDNMTNINKVLREKLKQIAEIKAPEVAVEQRSADGTIKWAMQVGDQQVETVYIPEGDRATLCVSSQVGCALECTFCSTAQQGFNRNLNVSEIIGQVWRAAKIIGNFGVTGVRPITNVVMMGMGEPLLNMNNVVPAMELMLDDFAYGLSKRRVTLSTSGVVPALDKMREQIDVALAISLHAPNDEIRDEIVPINKKYNIKMLMNSVNEYLKVSNANHGKVTIEYVMLSHINDGIEHAHQLAEVLKNTPCKINLIPWNPFPEAPYTKSSNSRIDRFQKTLMEYGFTVIVRKTRGDDIDAACGQLAGEVIDRTKRTAEKHKFGKSINIQEQQTH
- the pilW gene encoding type IV pilus biogenesis/stability protein PilW; amino-acid sequence: MKIANFYSNLTACIIALTLTGCVSTSTEHSINKTEAMQARLNLALAYLKENNFPKAKLNIDKALEHNNQHYLPYSVLAYYYQQTGKVSDASQTYQQAVTLSQKFTKDHQPRPDILNNYGTFLCKQAQFKQAYNLFEQALTSKQSYYHQADTLENIILCAKGEKNHTQMNNALIQLRKIDKERAEKISSM
- the sohB gene encoding protease SohB codes for the protein MWKEVLLNYGIFLLELLTVFGVVIAIVMMVLESKKQGQQGEISVKNLTEKYKESKTALGNFFLSEAEQKAKEKAEKKEQKAKAKAEKKRLKLAKKSKNPEVENEQEEEVRSRLFVLNFNGDIMASGVDCLRKEIDAVVALARPEYDEVLLKLESPGGVVHGYGLAASQLARLKERHIPLTITVDKVAASGGYMMACVADKIISAPFAVIGSIGVVAQVPNIHRLLKKHDVDVDVMTAGEYKRTVTLMGENSKAGKKKFQQELEETHKLFKQFVTQHRPQLNIEKVATGEHWFGQQALDLKLVDEISTSDDIILNAIEEKEVIEVKFTQKKNVLKRFGIELEQSAERLMTKLLNKSHSSML